A single region of the Neodiprion pinetum isolate iyNeoPine1 chromosome 5, iyNeoPine1.2, whole genome shotgun sequence genome encodes:
- the LOC124219945 gene encoding serine/arginine repetitive matrix protein 1-like, with amino-acid sequence MHGIKNCAMRDLARILTGNQTVSSNLRSPPVRNFWSFVVRSSKRDVFKRDVADDQGSFPTFTTQQKSKVNYNEVSKHPRALPSIITELKQSSGILCGFDFQRKSSARRSLLADSDQSVLGENQTHFHPSAAPRRLPLSSETQTTFPVPQQRLSLNLPGELKESASLLGASCKKHKCPGPKSKNPPSCPPPPPCPPPPCCPPPPCPPKPKCPPPCPPKPKCPPPCPPKPKCPPPCPPKPKCPPPCPPKPKCSRPCPPKSPPGRSCQRVEDQRMKTVSDSISGERTINDWLLKLSQSAPQLRVTKEGQPGVIESLLLESVERGSLTNCGSKSEYGIKERLSGVQEKSEEEWRVDGKPQWRQKIITKNFSVPRSKKKTKKIDGNENVGKKNAKDCKPPKKEETRKNGGCSNRQKKRNSSCGGNKPVKHVAGFKKDPYNKRDADFKSKKNSQVPCNRKPTKKSCGPSILRKNTVVLDSKASPIASTSQDIDNSTSAKFSTWNSFAQSRSPSVSIEEIPLQYQPKDIDSVSNISLDKKLFDIFSVR; translated from the exons ATGCACGGGATTAAAAACTGTGCTATGCGGGATTTAGCGCGTATTCTTACAGGCAACCAG ACGGTATCGAGTAATCTGAGATCACCACCGGTGCGTAATTTCTGGAGCTTCGTAGTCAGGTCTTCGAAGAGGGATGTATTCAAGAGGGACGTTGCTGACGATCAGGGTTCATTTCCGACGTTCACAACACAGCAAAAATCCAAGGTCAACTATAACGAAGTTTCGAAACACCCTCGTGCATTGCCTTCAATAATAACTGAGTTGAAACAATCTTCCGGAATTTTGTGTGGGTTTGATTTTCAACGGAAAAGTAGCGCGAGAAGATCGTTGTTAGCGGACTCCGATCAGTCG GTTCTAGGTGAAAACCAAACGCATTTTCATCCGAGTGCCGCTCCGCGACGTCTGCCGCTCAGTTCAGAGACGCAAACTACTTTTCCCGTCCCTCAACAACGGCTCAGTCTCAACTTACCCGGGGAGCTGAAAGAATCTGCATCGCTTCTAGGCGCCTCTTGCAAGAAGCACAAGTGTCCAGGcccaaaatcgaaaaacccACCTTCGTGTCCACCGCCGCCGCCGTGTCCGCCTCCACCATGCTGTCCTCCACCACCCTGTCCTCCGAAACCAAAATGTCCTCCACCATGTCCTCCGAAACCAAAATGTCCTCCACCCTGTCCTCCGAAACCAAAATGTCCTCCACCCTGTCCTCCGAAACCAAAATGTCCTCCACCCTGTCCTCCGAAACCAAAATGTTCTAGACCCTGTCCTCCGAAATCTCCGCCTGGTCGATCTTGTCAGCGGGTCGAGGATCAGAGAATGAAAACTGTGTCCGattcaatttcaggtgaaagAACGATCAATGATTGGTTACTGAAGTTGTCACAATCGGCACCACAATTGAGAGTGACGAAGGAGGGTCAACCCGGGGTCATCGAGTCTCTTCTTCTGGAGTCGGTGGAACGCGGGAGTCTGACAAATTGTGGTTCAAAGTCCGAGTACGGTATAAAAGAAAGATTAAGCGGGGTTCAAGAGAAAAGTGAAGAGGAGTGGAGAGTGGACGGAAAACCGCAGTGGCGACAGAAGATTATTACGAAGAACTTCAGCGTCCCAAGAAGCAAGAAGAAGACCAAGAAGATAGATGGTAACGAAAATGTCGGAAAGAAGAATGCGAAAGATTGTAAACCGCCGAAAAAAGAGGAGACAAGGAAGAACGGCGGGTGTAGCAATAGGCAGAAAAAGAGAAACTCATCGTGTGGTGGCAATAAGCCGGTGAAACATGTGGCAGGGTTTAAAAAAGATCCGTACAATAAGCGGGACGCCGATTTTAAAAGTAAGAAGAACAGTCAAGTACCGTGCAACAGAAAACCTACAAAGAAATCATGCGGACCCTCGATTCTGCGGAAAAACACAGTCGTCTTGGACTCGAAGGCTTCTCCAATCGCTTCCACCTCGCAGGATATTGATAATTCAACTTCCGCCAAGTTTTCAACGTGGAATAGCTTCGCTCAATCTCGATCACCGTCGGTGTCAATAGAGGAAATACCCCTTCAATACCAACCAAAAGACATCGATAGCGTATCGAACATCTCACTGgataaaaaactgtttgacaTTTTCTCAGTTAGGTAA
- the LOC124219178 gene encoding transcription factor SPT20 homolog — MMVQQGEGGSAAKSRRNGARLFKNPPQPHMCIQDYIQGSWDPCYVNVLSWGKIAMPHRPSEPVPLWGGMRVLPPRTEKPQCSVFAVMANPEILRLNGKNAQDPQERSALIDLLLDFVEAMNEGVVFTRCYTVLKDRDITGELKEVWMAVQVKRDKEQETQQETWIDVQPPAPQYPQFEMSQDYSYQSVNDQQVYQPGHVVPQQYHGNVGVQISPQDQYNYGDRGGVRQQNQGQQNCPAYPMPQYQFQQLPRQLVPQYINSNMHPSVSPSYPGPNVVGSNVNPNIPGYYQQYIALQQQMVGQRQIENVMHAVRETHSDMQQPPAMHVPHIQFEQPPPFNLQTTSQMNVLRLGRPHMGVTQKSNANKRQSSSPTHSNQTANSTIVRQPKNSVEKSPSKAFRVRAQRGDQAGTEKQNAGQVSPEKIKLVVTAEKNNVKDCDDQSVQVTDLDEELDAKKNKAKDLKVSVAEETLSAQKTAKQQAIATKKDLRQWILNSSDDITVLETDLPLEGTEDGTVNQNLNTKPVKTQILVLKRNSSKVNNSDSGKSSSKDQKVVKNAIRLTKLEGQQIYDLESERIDDSNKEKGDELVNQAPSETAEKKPVDNGNSRNGFSQHKQHKEQQQQQRPKRSQTVNNLIKNVFKINPSTSSNDDNHKDKVNNHTKVINCKSNNKGTDDVYHGYVILRKGETSQHNDEDVVREMARISIQDCKDTTTENSNTVNS, encoded by the exons ATGATGGTGCAGCAAGGAGAGGGTGGCTCGGCGGCAAAATCACGTCGCAATGGAGCTAGGCTTTTTAAGAATCCGCCGCAGCCTCACATGTGCATACAGGACTATATACAG GGATCGTGGGATCCGTGTTACGTAAACGTACTGTCGTGGGGTAAAATCGCCATGCCGCATCGTCCCTCGGAACCTGTCCCTCTTTGGGGAGGTATGAGGGTCTTACCGCCGAGAACTGAAAAGCCACAATGTTCTGTTTTCGCTGTTATGGCTAATCCGGAGATACTTCGACTCAATGGAAAAAATGCTCAAGATCCACAG GAGCGTTCGGCATTGATTGATCTCTTGCTAGATTTTGTAGAGGCGATGAACGAGGGAGTGGTGTTCACGCGATGCTACACAGTCCTAAAAGACCGTGACATAACAGGCGAGCTGAAGGAAGTGTGGATGGCGGTGCAAGTGAAGCGAGACAAGGAGCAGGAGACACAGCAGGAAACATGGATAGATGTACAACCACCAGCGCCGCAGTACCCGCAGTTTGAGATGAGTCAGGATTACTCATACCAATCGGTAAATGACCAGCAGGTTTATCAGCCAGGTCACGTAGTGCCGCAACAGTATCACGGAAACGTTGGGGTGCAGATCTCGCCGCAGGATCAGTACAACTACGGAGATCGCGGCGGGGTGAGACAGCAAAATCAAGGACAGCAGAATTGCCCAGCATATCCGATGCCCCAATATCAATTTCAACAGCTCCCAAGGCAGCTGGTTCCCCAGTACATAAACTCTAACATGCATCCTAGCGTCAGCCCGAGCTATCCTGGGCCAAACGTTGTTGGTTCGAACGTGAATCCGAATATCCCTGGTTATTATCAGCAGTACATCGCGCTCCAACAGCAAATGGTTGGCCAAAGGCAGATCGAGAACGTCATGCACGCTGTTCGAGAGACCCACAGCGATATGCAACAGCCGCCGGCGATGCACGTTCCTCATATACAGTTTGAGCAGCCTCCGCCTTTCAACTTGCAGACGACTTCGCAGATGAACGTTTTGAGGCTGGGTAGACCGCACATGGGCGTGACACAGAAGAGCAACGCGAATAAGAGACAATCGAGCTCGCCTACCCACTCGAATCAAACTGCAAACTCTACTATCGTTCGTCAGCCTAAAAACAGCGTGGAAAAAAGTCCTAGCAAAGCGTTCAGGGTTAGGGCTCAGCGCGGCGACCAGGCGGgaacagaaaaacaaaatgctGGTCAAGTCTCGCCTGAAAAGATAAAGCTAGTGGTGACGGCAGAGAAGAACAACGTCAAAGATTGCGATGATCAAAGTGTTCAAGTTACCGATCTGGACGAAGAACTCGACGCCAAGAAGAACAAGGCTAAGGATTTGAAAGTATCGGTCGCGGAGGAAACTCTGAGTGCGCAGAAGACAGCAAAACAGCAGGCTATCGCTACTAAAAAAGACCTGAGGCAGTGGATTCTCAACTCTTCAGACGATATAACCGTCCTTGAGACCGACCTGCCGCTCGAAGGTACTGAGGACGGTACTGTGAATCAGAACTTGAACACCAAGCCAGTAAAGACGCAGATAttagttttgaaaagaaattcatcCAAGGTTAACAACAGCGATTCTGGCAAGAGTAGCTCGAAAGATCAGAAGGTAGTCAAGAACGCCATAAGATTAACTAAACTCGAGGGACAACAGATATACGATTTAGAAAGTGAGAGGATAGACGATAGCAATAAAGAGAAAGGAGACGAGCTGGTCAATCAAGCTCCGTCTGAAACTGCGGAAAAGAAACCTGTCGACAATGGAAATAGCAGGAATGGATTTTCGCAGCACAAACAGCATAaggaacaacaacaacagcaacgaCCCAAGCGGTCGCAAACGGTTAATAACTTAATAAAAAACGTATTCAAAATAAATCCAAGTACGTCATCAAATGACGATAATCATAAAGACAAGGTGAATAATCATACGAAAGTTATAAACTGTAAATCTAACAACAAGGGTACCGACGACGTATATCACGGTTACGTGATACTGAGAAAGGGGGAAACTAGCCAGCATAATGATGAGGACGTGGTGAGAGAAATGGCTCGGATATCAATTCAAGACTGCAAAGATACGACGACTGAGAACAGCAATACTGTTAACTCGTGA
- the LOC124219185 gene encoding uncharacterized protein isoform X2 yields MFREKQDPENTEKVVEERFRLLVEVGSKTMADSELPEMDLPAYYDADKFRVGQTVFYNNVFTMMVAKLAGLLSLLAVPSILDILIFTKQSGTPCTAFRRYVSTILHTFIWYEREPEKQKEFNICTGSVEETKALCARILDEVFLPCLAAKRPEFEKMRQILLEGVWSISPQIDPDAFTAITYRLAMSATSNNNHSLEVDTSSMSSYSKFLLGFQTWVHKNLLQTSLWWSPIFRGFFNAQMRLSIFLTEHWPFLAYLVFGKQRSQVNIYKMQID; encoded by the exons ATGTTCAGGGAGAAACAGGACCCCGAGAATACAG AAAAGGTAGTCGAGGAGCGTTTCCGGTTGCTGGTTGAAGTCGGATCAAAGACAATGGCCGACTCTGAATTACCGGAAATGGATCTACCCGCCTACTACGATGCGGATAAATTCCGGGTGGGCCAGACTGTCTTTTACAACAACGTGTTCACGATGATGGTCGCAAAACTTGCCGGTCTTCTATCGCTTCTAGCCGTACCGTCCATCCTCGATATTCTCATATTCACGAAACAGAGCGGAACACCGTGCACAGCCTTTCGTCGATATGTTTCAACGATTCTTCACACTTTCATATGGTACGAACGGGAACCGGAAAAGCAAAAGGA GTTCAATATCTGCACGGGATCGGTAGAAGAGACGAAGGCTCTCTGCGCTCGGATTCTCGACGAAGTATTTCTGCCCTGTCTCGCAGCGAAGAGACCAGAGTTTGAGAAAATGCGACAAATTCTTCTTGAGGGAGTTTGGTCGATAAGCCCGCAGATTGATCCCGACGCTTTTACCGCCATTACTTATCGGCTCGCTATGTCCGCCACTTCTAACAACAATCATTCCCTTGAAGTGG aTACTTCATCAATGTCGTCTTACAGCAAATTCTTGCTTGGCTTTCAAACCTGGGTGCACAAAAACCTATTGCAAACGTCTTTATGGTGGTCGCCGAtatttcgaggattttttaaCGCACAGATGAGACTTTCGATATTTCTTACCGAGCATTGGCCGTTTCTTGCCTACCTTGTATTCGGGAAGCAGCGATCTCAagtcaatatttataaaatgcAAATCGATTGA
- the LOC124219185 gene encoding uncharacterized protein isoform X1 yields the protein MFREKQDPENTEKVVEERFRLLVEVGSKTMADSELPEMDLPAYYDADKFRVGQTVFYNNVFTMMVAKLAGLLSLLAVPSILDILIFTKQSGTPCTAFRRYVSTILHTFIWYEREPEKQKEFFASLKNVRRKHCVASKRASEAGINRISQFDMAVTQFGFIGFTILCGDELGVAVSRKDLEGLIHLWRVIGSMLGIEERFNICTGSVEETKALCARILDEVFLPCLAAKRPEFEKMRQILLEGVWSISPQIDPDAFTAITYRLAMSATSNNNHSLEVDTSSMSSYSKFLLGFQTWVHKNLLQTSLWWSPIFRGFFNAQMRLSIFLTEHWPFLAYLVFGKQRSQVNIYKMQID from the exons ATGTTCAGGGAGAAACAGGACCCCGAGAATACAG AAAAGGTAGTCGAGGAGCGTTTCCGGTTGCTGGTTGAAGTCGGATCAAAGACAATGGCCGACTCTGAATTACCGGAAATGGATCTACCCGCCTACTACGATGCGGATAAATTCCGGGTGGGCCAGACTGTCTTTTACAACAACGTGTTCACGATGATGGTCGCAAAACTTGCCGGTCTTCTATCGCTTCTAGCCGTACCGTCCATCCTCGATATTCTCATATTCACGAAACAGAGCGGAACACCGTGCACAGCCTTTCGTCGATATGTTTCAACGATTCTTCACACTTTCATATGGTACGAACGGGAACCGGAAAAGCAAAAGGA GTTCTTCGCCTCCTTGAAAAACGTAAGGAGGAAACACTGCGTTGCTTCCAAGCGAGCATCCGAAGCGGGTATAAATCGGATTTCCCAGTTTGATATGGCCGTGACTCAGTTCGGGTTCATCGGATTCACTATCCTATGTGGCGACGAACTCGGCGTCGCGGTGTCTCGGAAAGACCTCGAGGGGCTTATCCACCTCTGGCGAGTCATTGGAAGCATGCTGGGGATAGAGGAGAG GTTCAATATCTGCACGGGATCGGTAGAAGAGACGAAGGCTCTCTGCGCTCGGATTCTCGACGAAGTATTTCTGCCCTGTCTCGCAGCGAAGAGACCAGAGTTTGAGAAAATGCGACAAATTCTTCTTGAGGGAGTTTGGTCGATAAGCCCGCAGATTGATCCCGACGCTTTTACCGCCATTACTTATCGGCTCGCTATGTCCGCCACTTCTAACAACAATCATTCCCTTGAAGTGG aTACTTCATCAATGTCGTCTTACAGCAAATTCTTGCTTGGCTTTCAAACCTGGGTGCACAAAAACCTATTGCAAACGTCTTTATGGTGGTCGCCGAtatttcgaggattttttaaCGCACAGATGAGACTTTCGATATTTCTTACCGAGCATTGGCCGTTTCTTGCCTACCTTGTATTCGGGAAGCAGCGATCTCAagtcaatatttataaaatgcAAATCGATTGA